The nucleotide window CTACCTCAATGGTAACCTCTTCCACTTTCTTTAGGTCACTGTTATAGTGAACTCCAACCTGAACTAAAACCGCCAACTCTTTATCAGGTAGATAATAATTTGTGATCACGGCCTGGGAGAGTTTGTTATTCGGAATAAGCACCACATTATTGGGCAACATTCGGACTTTGGTAACGCGCCATCCGATATCCTCTACATAACCCTCCTCGCCTGTATCAATCTTGATAAAATCGCCTACCCGAATATTCCTTGATGCGGAGACATAAAATCCCGCGAACAGATTGGAGAGTGTATCCTGCAGGGCCAATGCCACCGTCAGCCCGCCAACGCCCAATGCCGCCAGGATAGGCGCTATGGATATCCCGAGGCTGTTTAACGCAATGAGAATTCCGATTGTTAAAATAATTATCCTTGATATGTTCTGTGTCAGGCCAACAGGAAGGGCTACCTCAACCTTTTTTGAATAATGTTTAATGAGTCGGGTAGTTATGTTGACAAGGGCTATAGTTACTGACATAATACCCAGCAGAAGCAGAATCTTCCTCGTAACAAAAACCTCTTCATCAGACAGTTTTGAAAACTCAAGCGCCAGATATACGGCGAGCATAAGACACCATATAACACATGGGCATCTTATCGCGCCAATGATAATATTGTCCACCTCACTCTTGGTCCCCTTGGCCCAGGCCGAAAGGCGCCTGAATATGACCTGCCTGGCTATATATCCTAAGGTCAATGTAACCACAAACACCGCCAAAGGCATGATGGTCATAAATAAATTTTCCATCCTGAACATCCTTTTATGTTTTCTTCAGCGCCGTCAGTTCAGTTATAATATTCCCTGCCCAGCGGTAAATATTATTTTCAGCAATAGCCTTCCTCATATTATTCATCCGTTTCTTCTTCTCATTTACCGGCATTTCCAAAGTAAGTTTTATCGCCTCAGCAAATTCCTCAATGGTATAAGGGTTGAATTGGATAGCATCGGTTAATTCTCTTGCTGCACCGGTAAATTGGC belongs to bacterium and includes:
- a CDS encoding mechanosensitive ion channel family protein → MENLFMTIMPLAVFVVTLTLGYIARQVIFRRLSAWAKGTKSEVDNIIIGAIRCPCVIWCLMLAVYLALEFSKLSDEEVFVTRKILLLLGIMSVTIALVNITTRLIKHYSKKVEVALPVGLTQNISRIIILTIGILIALNSLGISIAPILAALGVGGLTVALALQDTLSNLFAGFYVSASRNIRVGDFIKIDTGEEGYVEDIGWRVTKVRMLPNNVVLIPNNKLSQAVITNYYLPDKELAVLVQVGVHYNSDLKKVEEVTIEVAREVMKGVLGGVASFEPFIRYHTFGDSSINFTVILRAKEFVDNYLIKHEFIKKLHERYAQEGIVIPYPIRAINYEQEKTR
- a CDS encoding trehalose-6-phosphate synthase, whose product is MTPILLVAKEYVEAKKDLLGVFILSQFTGAARELTDAIQFNPYTIEEFAEAIKLTLEMPVNEKKKRMNNMRKAIAENNIYRWAGNIITELTALKKT